A stretch of Methylogaea oryzae DNA encodes these proteins:
- the icd gene encoding NADP-dependent isocitrate dehydrogenase, translating to MTSPKPIVPADATPIRMTAAGILEVPDRPIVPFIEGDGTGPDIWRAAVRVLDAAVEKEFGGGKKIAWTEVYAGEKAKRLFDTWLPDETLEAFKTYLVGIKGPLTTPVGGGIRSLNVAIRQMLDLYVCLRPVRYFNGVPSPVKMPEKVDMVIFRENTEDIYAGVEWPAGSAEAQKLIGFLQNEMGVNKIRFPDSSGIGVKPVSREGSERLIRAAFDYALLHQRRSVTLVHKGNIMKFTEGAFRDWGYALAKREYAGRIVAWDDCGGRPEPGQVLLKDAIADIALQQVLTRPEEFDVIATLNLNGDYLSDALAAQVGGIGIAPGGNINYLTGHAVFEATHGTAPKYANLDKVNPGSVLLSGVMLLEHLGWTGAAGRIVRALEKTIGQKTVTYDFARLMEGATEVSCSEFGNRVIANL from the coding sequence ATGACATCACCCAAGCCTATCGTACCCGCCGACGCAACGCCGATCCGCATGACGGCCGCCGGAATACTGGAGGTGCCGGACCGCCCCATCGTCCCCTTCATCGAAGGCGACGGCACCGGCCCGGACATTTGGCGCGCCGCGGTGCGGGTGCTGGATGCCGCGGTGGAAAAGGAATTCGGCGGCGGCAAGAAAATCGCCTGGACCGAGGTGTATGCCGGCGAAAAAGCCAAGCGGCTGTTCGACACCTGGCTGCCGGACGAAACCCTGGAAGCCTTCAAAACCTACCTGGTGGGCATCAAGGGGCCGCTCACCACGCCGGTGGGCGGCGGCATCCGCTCCCTCAACGTGGCCATCCGGCAGATGCTCGACCTGTACGTCTGCCTGCGGCCGGTGCGTTATTTCAACGGCGTGCCGTCGCCGGTGAAGATGCCGGAAAAAGTGGACATGGTGATTTTCCGCGAGAACACCGAGGACATTTACGCCGGGGTGGAATGGCCGGCCGGATCGGCCGAGGCGCAAAAGCTCATCGGCTTCCTGCAAAACGAGATGGGGGTGAACAAAATCCGCTTCCCGGACAGCAGCGGCATCGGCGTCAAGCCGGTCTCGCGGGAAGGCTCGGAGCGCTTGATCCGCGCCGCCTTCGACTACGCCCTGCTGCACCAGCGCCGCAGCGTCACCCTGGTGCACAAGGGCAACATCATGAAATTCACCGAAGGCGCTTTCCGCGACTGGGGCTACGCCCTGGCCAAGCGGGAATACGCCGGCCGCATCGTCGCCTGGGACGATTGCGGCGGACGGCCGGAGCCGGGACAGGTATTGCTGAAGGACGCCATCGCCGACATCGCCCTGCAGCAGGTGCTGACCCGGCCGGAGGAGTTCGACGTGATCGCCACCCTCAACCTCAACGGCGACTACCTGTCCGACGCCCTGGCGGCGCAGGTGGGCGGCATCGGCATCGCGCCGGGCGGCAACATCAACTACCTCACCGGTCACGCGGTGTTCGAAGCCACCCACGGCACGGCGCCCAAATACGCGAACCTGGACAAGGTCAACCCCGGCTCGGTGCTGCTCTCCGGCGTCATGCTGCTGGAGCACCTGGGCTGGACCGGAGCGGCCGGCCGCATCGTCCGGGCGCTGGAGAAAACCATCGGCCAGAAAACCGTCACCTACGACTTCGCCCGCCTCATGGAGGGCGCGACCGAGGTATCCTGCTCGGAATTCGGCAACCGCGTCATCGCCAATCTTTGA